One window of the Trichoplusia ni isolate ovarian cell line Hi5 unplaced genomic scaffold, tn1 tig00001009, whole genome shotgun sequence genome contains the following:
- the LOC113507199 gene encoding palmitoyltransferase ZDHHC6-like isoform X2, which yields MTSTPFRRLCHWGPICVLGIIKLITWAMVHLLGMWWPPHGSLAGALHAGLFLTLAGSTLYYFLQSLLEGPGFVPLGWKPEYEEDKQYLQFCSVCNGYKAPRSHHCRKCGYCVKKMDHHCPWINCCVGHNNHGYFNMFLMSAVLGCFHASVVLIICMYHAINRVWYVHHGTGREPMIYLTLTTLLLTLLAIGMAVGVVLAVGALFYLQMKGILRNRTTIEDWIVEKAAGRREELNLPPFVYPYNLGWKNNLKMVLYGSRYDGIKWPLKEGCGEYDLTREQQAQKLDKLVRSRVLVCVREYSGRVLPLWSRPRAALAAPCSDEPRLPLRPGDLVRATRHRRHWLFGEKILGEGEGTRGPRGWFPRDSVAFTDYVPKPKPD from the exons ATGACTTCGACGCCCTTTCGCAGACTGTGCCATTGGGGTCCAATATGTGTTTTAG gaattaTAAAGCTAATAACATGGGCTATGGTCCACTTGCTGGGAATGTGGTGGCCCCCACACGGGTCCCTGGCGGGGGCTCTTCATGCCGGACTGTTCCTCACTCTTGCTGGCTCTACACTGTACTACTTCCTACAATCATTACTTGAAGGACCTGGTTTTGTACCTCTCGGGTGGAAGCCT GAGTATGAAGAAGACAAACAGTACTTACAGTTCTGTTCGGTGTGTAATGGGTACAAAGCACCGAGATCACATCACTGTAGAAAAT GTGGTTACTGTGTGAAGAAGATGGACCATCACTGTCCCTGGATCAACTGCTGTGTGGGCCACAACAACCACGGATACTTCAACATGTTCCTTATGTCTGCTGTATTGGGATGCTTTCATGCTTCTGTC GTGCTAATAATCTGCATGTACCACGCCATCAACCGTGTGTGGTACGTTCACCACGGGACGGGTCGCGAGCCCATGATCTACCTCACGCTGACCACGCTGCTGCTGACGCTGCTCGCCATCGGCATGGCTGTGGGTGTCGTGCTCGCTGTGGGAGCGCTATTCTATTTACAG atGAAAGGCATCCTCCGTAACCGGACCACCATAGAAGACTGGATAGTAGAGAAGGCGGCGGGTCGTCGTGAGGAACTGAACTTGCCGCCATTTGTGTACCCCTACAACCTAGGATGGAAGAACAACCTTAAGATGGTGCTGTACGGTTCGCGGTACGACGGCATCAAGTGGCCTCTGAAGGAGGGATGCGGGGAGTATGACTTGACT CGCGAGCAGCAGGCGCAGAAGTTAGACAAGCTCGTGCGGTCGCGAGTGCTGGTGTGCGTGCGCGAGTACAGCGGGCGCGTGCTGCCGCTGTGGTCGCGGCCccgcgccgcgctggccgcgcccTGCAGCGACGAGCCGCGCCTGCCGCTGCGGCCCGGGGACCTCGTGCGGGCCACCAGGCACAGGAG GCACTGGTTGTTCGGTGAGAAGATATTAGGCGAGGGCGAGGGTACCCGCGGCCCGCGCGGCTGGTTCCCGCGGGACAGCGTGGCGTTCACCGACTACGTCCCGAAGCCGAAGCCCGACTAG
- the LOC113507199 gene encoding palmitoyltransferase ZDHHC6-like isoform X1 — protein MTSTPFRRLCHWGPICVLGIIKLITWAMVHLLGMWWPPHGSLAGALHAGLFLTLAGSTLYYFLQSLLEGPGFVPLGWKPEYEEDKQYLQFCSVCNGYKAPRSHHCRKCGYCVKKMDHHCPWINCCVGHNNHGYFNMFLMSAVLGCFHASVVLIICMYHAINRVWYVHHGTGREPMIYLTLTTLLLTLLAIGMAVGVVLAVGALFYLQMKGILRNRTTIEDWIVEKAAGRREELNLPPFVYPYNLGWKNNLKMVLYGSRYDGIKWPLKEGCGEYDLTREQQAQKLDKLVRSRVLVCVREYSGRVLPLWSRPRAALAAPCSDEPRLPLRPGDLVRATRHRRSVTLCTAGACCRCGRGPAPRWPRPAATSRACRCGPGTSCGPPGTGGQLHYVQRARAAAVVAAPRRAGRALQRRAAPAAAARGPRAGHQAQEVSYTMYSGRVLPLWSRPRAALAAPCSDEPRLPLRPGDLVRATRHRRSVTLCTAGACCRCGRGPAPRWPRPAATSRACRCGPGTSCGPPGTGGTGCSVRRY, from the exons ATGACTTCGACGCCCTTTCGCAGACTGTGCCATTGGGGTCCAATATGTGTTTTAG gaattaTAAAGCTAATAACATGGGCTATGGTCCACTTGCTGGGAATGTGGTGGCCCCCACACGGGTCCCTGGCGGGGGCTCTTCATGCCGGACTGTTCCTCACTCTTGCTGGCTCTACACTGTACTACTTCCTACAATCATTACTTGAAGGACCTGGTTTTGTACCTCTCGGGTGGAAGCCT GAGTATGAAGAAGACAAACAGTACTTACAGTTCTGTTCGGTGTGTAATGGGTACAAAGCACCGAGATCACATCACTGTAGAAAAT GTGGTTACTGTGTGAAGAAGATGGACCATCACTGTCCCTGGATCAACTGCTGTGTGGGCCACAACAACCACGGATACTTCAACATGTTCCTTATGTCTGCTGTATTGGGATGCTTTCATGCTTCTGTC GTGCTAATAATCTGCATGTACCACGCCATCAACCGTGTGTGGTACGTTCACCACGGGACGGGTCGCGAGCCCATGATCTACCTCACGCTGACCACGCTGCTGCTGACGCTGCTCGCCATCGGCATGGCTGTGGGTGTCGTGCTCGCTGTGGGAGCGCTATTCTATTTACAG atGAAAGGCATCCTCCGTAACCGGACCACCATAGAAGACTGGATAGTAGAGAAGGCGGCGGGTCGTCGTGAGGAACTGAACTTGCCGCCATTTGTGTACCCCTACAACCTAGGATGGAAGAACAACCTTAAGATGGTGCTGTACGGTTCGCGGTACGACGGCATCAAGTGGCCTCTGAAGGAGGGATGCGGGGAGTATGACTTGACT CGCGAGCAGCAGGCGCAGAAGTTAGACAAGCTCGTGCGGTCGCGAGTGCTGGTGTGCGTGCGCGAGTACAGCGGGCGCGTGCTGCCGCTGTG GTCGCGGCCccgcgccgcgctggccgcgcccTGCAGCGACGAGCCGCGCCTGCCGCTGCGGCCCGGGGACCTCGTGCGGGCCACCAGGCACAGGAGGTCAGTTACACTATGTACAGCGGGCGCGTGCTGCCGCTGTGGTCGCGGCCccgcgccgcgctggccgcgcccTGCAGCGACGAGCCGCGCCTGCCGCTGCGGCCCGGGGACCTCGTGCGGGCCACCAGGCACAGGAGGTCAGTTACACTATGTACAGCGGGCGCGTGCTGCCGCTGTGGTCGCGGCCccgcgccgcgctggccgcgcccTGCAGCGACGAGCCGCGCCTGCCGCTGCGGCCCGGGGACCTCGTGCGGGCCACCAGGCACAGGAGGTCAGTTACACTATGTACAGCGGGCGCGTGCTGCCGCTGTGGTCGCGGCCccgcgccgcgctggccgcgcccTGCAGCGACGAGCCGCGCCTGCCGCTGCGGCCCGGGGACCTCGTGCGGGCCACCAGGCACAGGAGGTCAGTTACACTATGTACAGCGGGCGCGTGCTGCCGCTGTGGTCGCGGCCccgcgccgcgctggccgcgcccTGCAGCGACGAGCCGCGCCTGCCGCTGCGGCCCGGGGACCTCGTGCGGGCCACCAGGCACAGGAG GCACTGGTTGTTCGGTGAGAAGATATTAG